One genomic segment of Synechocystis sp. LKSZ1 includes these proteins:
- a CDS encoding GAF domain-containing protein, whose amino-acid sequence MSIDSQSPDELLQSIHHHRQELETLRAETAMLTVHNQILKNFVSLASTSAGWLIVKATLQKTLEAAIKQTQAAQGSLFLLDSQGHVTESILARGATTRVQREEILGQVLDKGLAGWVKENRQTGLVTDTLKDFRWLKLPDEPYEVRSALGIPIFWGGVLLGVMTLMHPLPGQFNEGIAHGMEKTAELIALVLNTAKVYTERKQVEDELRTRDELFGQLILNFPGILWVLDNQGNFLVCGGLAFPNLGVSLEESLGRSVFDLYAIAPNLLTAINEALTGQGVEAVNFKLHGLNYQGWCSPICDGQGRVLRILCILHPLPSLPKTVV is encoded by the coding sequence ATGAGTATTGATTCCCAATCCCCGGATGAACTTCTCCAGAGCATCCACCACCACCGCCAAGAGCTAGAAACGCTCCGAGCCGAAACGGCGATGCTCACGGTTCATAATCAGATTCTGAAAAACTTTGTTTCTTTGGCCAGTACCTCCGCTGGCTGGCTAATTGTGAAAGCCACTCTCCAGAAGACCCTGGAAGCGGCGATTAAGCAGACCCAAGCGGCCCAGGGGAGTTTATTTCTCCTCGATTCCCAGGGCCATGTCACCGAAAGTATTCTGGCTCGGGGGGCCACAACCCGTGTCCAACGGGAAGAAATTCTGGGCCAGGTGTTGGATAAGGGATTAGCGGGTTGGGTCAAGGAAAATCGCCAAACGGGCCTAGTAACAGATACCCTCAAAGATTTTCGCTGGCTGAAGCTTCCCGATGAACCCTACGAAGTTCGCTCGGCCCTGGGGATTCCCATCTTTTGGGGTGGAGTTTTATTGGGGGTCATGACCCTGATGCACCCGTTACCGGGCCAATTTAATGAAGGGATAGCCCACGGCATGGAAAAAACCGCCGAGCTGATTGCCCTGGTATTGAATACGGCCAAAGTTTATACGGAGCGCAAGCAGGTTGAAGATGAATTGCGGACTCGGGACGAGCTCTTTGGCCAATTAATTCTCAATTTTCCCGGTATTCTTTGGGTGTTGGATAATCAGGGGAACTTTTTAGTCTGCGGGGGCCTGGCCTTTCCCAATCTAGGTGTTTCCCTAGAAGAGAGCCTGGGGCGTTCCGTCTTCGACCTGTACGCCATTGCCCCTAATTTACTCACTGCCATTAACGAAGCCCTGACTGGCCAAGGCGTTGAAGCAGTCAACTTTAAACTCCATGGTCTGAATTATCAAGGGTGGTGTAGTCCCATCTGTGATGGGCAGGGCCGGGTTCTCCGTATCCTCTGCATCCTGCATCCTCTGCCTAGTCTGCCTAAAACGGTGGTTTAG
- a CDS encoding lipid-A-disaccharide synthase-related protein yields MRNVLFLSNGHGEDLNAGLIISALQQLEPQIVIQGLPLVGEGQAYRNQQIPLIAPTRSLPSGGIIYTSPLNWIKDISSGLLGLLLQQLQALLRVRHRLDLLVAVGDIVPIAFAYFSGRPFIVFLVSTSSYYEGRLRIPVLTLWCLRSSRCVQILTRDSFTAQDLQARGLHQAQCLGYPVMDALTPKGIVLPQEPGRPLIALLPGSRLPEAINNLELLLPLCERLTDVRPSHFAIALVSVITPADLQALADRLGWIFENQQLCKGLCRVSCHWQAFADIVHRCDLVLGMAGTAVEQAVGLGKPVLQIPGHGPQFTYAFAEAQMRLLGLSVTMVGKHPQEVGLVDKAVAKILTILDNPAYLARCRENGVERLGPSGGSLAIAHQIQATLQDLAKTTI; encoded by the coding sequence GTGCGCAACGTTTTATTTTTGAGTAATGGCCACGGCGAAGACCTCAATGCCGGCCTGATTATCTCGGCCTTGCAGCAACTTGAGCCCCAGATTGTCATCCAGGGCCTACCTTTGGTGGGGGAAGGCCAAGCCTATCGTAACCAGCAAATTCCTCTGATTGCACCGACCCGGAGTCTGCCCTCCGGTGGCATTATTTATACCAGTCCTTTGAACTGGATCAAGGACATTTCGTCGGGACTTTTGGGCCTTCTTCTACAACAACTCCAGGCCCTTCTGCGCGTCCGCCATCGCTTAGACCTGCTGGTGGCGGTGGGGGATATTGTTCCCATTGCCTTTGCTTATTTTAGCGGCAGGCCCTTTATTGTTTTTTTGGTTTCGACCTCTAGCTACTACGAGGGCCGATTACGGATTCCAGTCCTGACCCTCTGGTGCTTGCGTTCATCCCGCTGTGTGCAAATTCTAACCCGCGACTCGTTTACAGCCCAAGACCTCCAGGCCAGGGGACTGCATCAGGCCCAATGTCTCGGCTATCCGGTGATGGATGCCCTCACCCCGAAAGGCATTGTCCTACCGCAAGAACCGGGTCGGCCCCTCATTGCCCTTCTCCCCGGTAGTCGTCTGCCCGAGGCGATCAATAATCTTGAATTACTCTTGCCCCTGTGTGAACGGTTGACAGACGTTCGGCCCAGTCACTTTGCCATTGCCCTTGTGTCAGTGATTACGCCAGCGGATCTCCAAGCCTTGGCGGATCGTCTCGGTTGGATCTTCGAGAACCAGCAGTTATGCAAAGGGCTTTGTCGGGTAAGCTGTCATTGGCAGGCCTTTGCCGATATTGTTCACCGTTGTGACTTGGTGTTGGGGATGGCGGGAACGGCCGTAGAACAAGCGGTGGGACTCGGTAAACCCGTCCTGCAAATTCCGGGCCATGGCCCTCAATTTACCTACGCTTTTGCGGAAGCTCAAATGCGTCTGCTGGGGCTTTCCGTTACGATGGTGGGCAAACATCCCCAAGAAGTGGGCCTCGTGGACAAAGCTGTCGCTAAAATACTGACAATTCTAGATAATCCCGCCTACTTGGCTCGCTGTCGGGAGAATGGGGTAGAACGGCTTGGCCCTAGCGGTGGGTCTTTGGCCATTGCCCACCAGATCCAAGCAACGCTACAGGATCTCGCCAAGACAACTATCTAA
- the lexA gene encoding transcriptional repressor LexA, with amino-acid sequence MESLTRAQQELYDWLVKYIEETQHAPSIRQMMRAMNLRSPAPIQSRLERLRNKGYIDWTDGKARTLRILHHKPKGLPVLGELTNGEIVEPTTEDVEKLDLSHLLKLNHVYALKVCGDSLEDDLVADGDMLILRSVSGEETIADGELVAVRVEEEGTTLKRYYQEGDNVLLKPMTSNKKVLELKANQVEIQGILIGVWRNYQAEE; translated from the coding sequence ATGGAATCTCTGACCCGCGCCCAACAAGAGCTTTACGACTGGTTAGTAAAGTACATTGAGGAAACCCAGCATGCCCCCTCTATTCGTCAGATGATGCGAGCCATGAATCTGCGGTCTCCGGCCCCGATCCAAAGTCGTCTGGAGCGCCTCCGCAACAAAGGTTACATTGATTGGACAGACGGTAAGGCGCGTACGCTTCGGATCCTGCACCATAAGCCCAAAGGCCTGCCGGTTTTAGGGGAATTAACCAACGGGGAAATTGTAGAGCCCACCACCGAGGATGTAGAAAAACTAGATCTCAGTCATCTGCTCAAGCTCAACCATGTCTATGCCCTTAAGGTTTGTGGCGATAGCCTGGAGGATGACCTCGTGGCCGATGGCGATATGCTGATTCTGCGTTCCGTCAGCGGAGAAGAAACCATTGCTGATGGAGAACTGGTGGCCGTGCGTGTCGAAGAGGAAGGAACAACCCTCAAGCGCTACTACCAAGAGGGGGATAATGTGTTGCTAAAGCCCATGACCTCCAACAAAAAAGTTTTAGAACTCAAGGCCAATCAAGTAGAAATTCAAGGCATTTTGATTGGGGTATGGCGCAATTACCAAGCCGAAGAGTAG
- the hisG gene encoding ATP phosphoribosyltransferase: protein MLTIALPKGALLRDSIQRFQAIGLDFSAFLDPQNRQLQIIDPTGTAKALLVRTHDVPVYVEYGQAQLGVVGYDVLLEKSPSVAHLSDLQFGQCRLSVAVPEASPYRRSIDLPPHSKVASKFVHCAQEHFRRLDLPVEIVPLYGSVELGPITGMSEAIVDLVSTGRTLKENGLIEIEVLFESTARLIAHPLSYRLNGDRLHHWLHCLRSLKT, encoded by the coding sequence ATGCTTACCATTGCTTTACCCAAGGGGGCCTTGCTCCGCGATAGTATCCAACGCTTCCAGGCCATTGGCCTAGACTTCAGCGCCTTTCTCGACCCCCAGAATCGTCAACTCCAGATTATCGACCCCACTGGAACCGCAAAAGCGCTCCTGGTGAGAACCCATGATGTACCAGTTTACGTCGAGTACGGACAGGCCCAACTCGGGGTCGTGGGTTACGATGTTCTCCTGGAAAAAAGCCCCAGCGTGGCCCACCTTAGCGACCTCCAGTTTGGCCAGTGTCGCCTGTCGGTGGCCGTGCCCGAAGCGAGTCCCTACCGGCGTTCCATCGACCTGCCTCCCCACAGCAAAGTCGCCTCGAAATTTGTCCACTGTGCCCAAGAGCATTTTCGTCGTCTAGACCTGCCGGTGGAAATCGTGCCCCTCTACGGCTCCGTGGAACTTGGCCCTATCACCGGCATGTCCGAGGCCATCGTGGATCTCGTCTCTACCGGCCGGACGCTTAAGGAAAATGGCCTGATCGAAATTGAGGTGCTATTTGAAAGTACGGCTCGCCTGATTGCCCACCCCCTTAGCTATCGTCTCAACGGTGACCGCTTGCATCATTGGCTTCATTGCCTGCGGTCGCTCAAAACCTGA
- the glmU gene encoding bifunctional UDP-N-acetylglucosamine diphosphorylase/glucosamine-1-phosphate N-acetyltransferase GlmU, with amino-acid sequence MVAVAILAAGKGTRMKSTLPKVLHRLGGLTLVERVLESCRSLNPERQLLIVGYQADAVRAQFQGRIDVEFVEQRQQLGTGHAIQQLLPHLQGYQGDLLVLNGDAPLLRPETLQQLMQTHQQHQNVATVLTAHLPNPKGYGRVFCDGNNHVTQIVEDRDCNDAQRKNHRINGGIYCFHWPRLAAILPQLQANNDQQEYYLTDVVQFLQPVMAMDVEDHLEISGINDRKQLASAYEVLQNRIKDQWMAAGVTLINPDSITIDDTVQIGTDVVIEPHSHLRGKTILGNGCRIGPGSLLEDSVVGEGTSILYSVVSQSTIASHCRIGPYSHLRGGAEISDHCRIGNFVEIKKSQIGPQTNVAHLSYLGDARLGERVNVGAGTITANYDGVNKHQTNIGNGTKTGANSVFVAPVTLGNSVTVAAGSVVTHDVPSDALVIARSRQRVIENWNIQPAPPASDS; translated from the coding sequence ATGGTCGCGGTAGCAATCTTGGCGGCGGGTAAAGGTACTCGCATGAAGTCCACCTTACCAAAAGTTCTCCATCGACTCGGCGGGCTGACCCTGGTGGAGCGAGTCTTAGAAAGTTGTCGCTCCCTGAATCCAGAACGACAGTTATTGATCGTCGGCTACCAGGCCGATGCCGTCCGGGCCCAGTTTCAAGGCAGAATCGATGTGGAATTTGTCGAGCAACGACAACAACTCGGCACGGGCCACGCGATTCAACAACTTCTACCCCATCTGCAGGGATACCAAGGTGATCTCCTGGTTCTGAATGGCGATGCCCCCCTCCTGCGGCCGGAAACCCTGCAACAACTTATGCAGACTCATCAGCAACATCAAAATGTCGCTACCGTCTTAACAGCTCATCTTCCTAACCCCAAGGGCTACGGCCGGGTGTTCTGCGATGGCAATAATCACGTTACCCAGATCGTGGAAGATCGGGACTGTAATGACGCCCAACGCAAAAATCATCGCATTAACGGTGGTATTTATTGTTTTCATTGGCCCCGTCTAGCGGCTATCCTTCCTCAACTCCAGGCTAACAATGACCAACAGGAGTATTATTTAACCGATGTGGTACAGTTCCTCCAACCAGTGATGGCCATGGACGTCGAAGACCACCTAGAAATTAGCGGCATTAACGACCGTAAACAATTAGCCAGTGCCTACGAAGTTCTGCAAAACCGCATTAAAGACCAATGGATGGCGGCGGGCGTTACCCTGATTAACCCCGACAGTATTACCATTGACGATACCGTCCAAATCGGCACTGATGTCGTTATTGAACCCCATAGTCACCTCCGGGGTAAAACCATTCTGGGCAATGGCTGTCGGATTGGGCCGGGCAGTTTGCTCGAAGATAGCGTGGTCGGGGAAGGAACGAGTATTTTATACTCCGTCGTCAGCCAGAGCACAATTGCCTCCCATTGCCGCATTGGCCCCTATAGTCATCTGCGGGGCGGAGCTGAAATTAGTGACCACTGTCGTATCGGTAACTTTGTTGAAATTAAAAAATCCCAGATTGGCCCCCAAACCAACGTGGCTCACCTCAGTTACTTAGGGGATGCCCGTCTAGGGGAACGGGTGAACGTCGGTGCTGGCACCATTACCGCCAACTACGATGGGGTCAATAAGCATCAAACCAACATTGGTAATGGGACTAAAACCGGCGCCAATAGCGTCTTCGTGGCCCCCGTCACCCTGGGCAATTCCGTAACGGTGGCGGCGGGTTCCGTCGTGACCCATGATGTCCCCAGCGATGCCCTGGTGATTGCCCGCTCCCGGCAACGGGTGATTGAAAACTGGAATATCCAACCGGCCCCTCCCGCCAGCGACTCCTAA
- a CDS encoding pseudouridine synthase: MCETTLLFYKPYGVLCQFTNPGDTPEPRLTLKDFIALPDFYPAGRLDFDSEGLLLLTNHGPLQHRLAHRQFAHARTYWVQVERIPADSDLEPLRQGIRIQDYHTRPAQVHRLEPEPLLPPRQPPVRYRKSVPTSWLELTLTEGRNRQVRRMTAAIGFPTLRLVRVAMTVMIPQRRRTPQPLTLTLEGLQPGQWRWLTPTEGQWLQRLG; this comes from the coding sequence ATTTGTGAGACCACCCTGCTGTTCTATAAGCCCTACGGGGTTCTTTGTCAGTTCACGAACCCTGGGGATACTCCCGAACCACGTCTCACCCTCAAGGATTTTATTGCCCTACCGGATTTTTATCCTGCCGGTCGTTTAGATTTTGACAGCGAGGGCCTCCTACTCCTCACCAACCATGGCCCTCTCCAGCATCGCCTGGCCCATCGTCAGTTTGCCCATGCCCGTACCTACTGGGTCCAAGTCGAACGGATTCCCGCAGACAGCGACCTAGAACCCCTACGCCAGGGAATACGAATTCAGGACTACCACACCCGACCGGCCCAGGTGCACCGCCTGGAGCCAGAACCGCTACTTCCCCCGCGTCAGCCCCCGGTACGCTATCGTAAAAGTGTTCCCACGAGTTGGCTAGAACTGACCCTAACCGAAGGGCGCAATCGTCAAGTCCGTCGCATGACCGCCGCCATTGGTTTTCCGACGCTTCGCCTGGTGCGGGTAGCGATGACGGTGATGATCCCCCAGCGCAGAAGAACGCCTCAGCCGTTAACCTTAACCCTTGAGGGGCTCCAGCCGGGCCAGTGGCGTTGGCTAACTCCCACTGAGGGCCAATGGTTGCAACGACTAGGCTAG